TATGGAAATAGGGAGTGTTACAACTATTGCACAAGTCATAACTATAATGGAGGACAGTGTGATGCTACAAGAGGTGGAAAACTACCGCAATGTTGTTGCTATAACTATATTAATTAGTTTTTGCTAAACTGTGATTTAAGCAATATATCTTACTCATACCAGATTTTAAGTATGAATCTATACAATTATTTTAAAATATCATCATTGCGTATTATTTATAAGATAGCCATTAAAATTTAGAATTATTATAACAACTTATTCAGAGCTAGTTAGCCAAATATTATGTTTTCCTATAATGAATTTAAAGGTCTTTGTCCAATAGCTGAGTGAGGACAACTCTATCCTCACCTCCCTTCTCCGACTATTCGTTGTAGGGAGTCATAGCATATTTAAGGTATATCAACAAGTTTTTTTTCAGTAGGCACTAGTCAGGTCCGGCTCAAACATTTTAATGGCCTGGTGCAAAATATTTTTTCCCAGTAATTAACCTATTTGAAATTTATAAAATTTGGACCTTTTTAAGAATTTATTTTTTAAATTAAGGACTTAGATTTCCCTAATTTGTTTTGTAAAAATTGTTGGGCCCAATGCTTTTGTTCCATCACCACTCCCCTAGAGTTGGGCCTGACACTAATAGTATATTTAATTGCGTGAATATATTCTAAAAAAATTCAAAACTTTAATTTTGATTTGCAGACTAAACAATACACTTATAGATTTTGTGGCCAGTTTAGCAATAATTTTAATTTTTTGTCAAAGCAACAGTTTTTTTTTTGAATATATGTTAAATTTACTCAAAAGAAAAAATACACTGTTTTACCATTTGTACTACATATTTCAGACATAAGAAACTTGTATCCTAAGAGCAACAATATCGGCCAGTTTCTTAAAATGAGGTTCTAGAAAATGAGGTTCCAGAAAATAAAATAATTAAGTTATGTAAATAGAGACATGTGGAACAAAATGTGTTTAAAACATAACGTAGAACTAAAAGTTAATAATTGGTTCTTAAAAGTCTTTAGTTTAGAACTTATTGTTTTTTCTTTCTTCACTTTTTTTTTTTTTTTTCTCTATCTTTAAATCTTAGATACTTTTTAAGACCATACGTTGGAGCTGCTCTAACATAACCCGACATAAAGCAATAGTTTAAGATAGCACTACAAGAAAACAGCGGTATTCTGACGGACATTCCGACGGAAAATGAAATCCTCGGAATATCCCGAGGAATTTCCTCTGAATATACCGACGGAATTCCGAGGAAATACAAATCCGTCGGAATATTCTTATGGAATACCGAGGAAAAACGTATTCCTCGGAAAAAACCGATGAATTCCGAGGATATATTATAGCCGTTGGAGGATTTTAAAAATTCCGAGGAAATTCCGACGAACTAGCCGTTTCCGTCGGAATTCCGTCAGAATTTCCTCGGTCTGTCGGCAGGATTTCAACTATAAATACAAGCACCCCTCTTCCTCTTCATTCACTCCATATCTTCATCCTCCCTCTTACTCTCTTTACACACGAATTTGATTCATAAAAAATATGTCTTCTTCAAATTATTTTCGTTCTTGGATCGATCGACCTCATTTGGATCCGAACACGAGATTGCTTACGGAAGAATACCAACGAGGTATAACCGAATTCATGGGGTTAGTTCACCGACAACCGGAAGCAAAAACAGGTATGTTAAGATGTCCTTGCTCTAATTGTAAAAATAGAAAGGTTATTAAAGAGTGGGATGTTTGGACTCACCTATATTTGAGTGGGTTTACACGAAGTTACAAAATTTGGTATCATCATGGGGAAACTGATTATGAACATGGTAGTACTAGCGAACCTCAGCCAGCGGTTAGATTAGAAGAACCAATTAGAACGGATGTAGATTATGGTGTAGGTACTGAGCAGATGGTAAATGATCATTTTAGAGGGGAAGATTTACCCAATGCAGAAGCTAGGAGATTTTATGATATGTTGGATGCTGGAAAGCAACCATTGTACGAAGGTTGCAGAGATGGTCATTCAGCTTTATCATCTGCTACAAGATTGATGGGCATTAAAACAGATTATAATTTGGCTGAAGACTGTGTGGATGCGATTGCTGATTTTGTAAAAGGTATTTTACCCGAGGATAATGTAGCTCCTGGTTCATACTACGAGGTTTAGAAACTCGTAGCTGGTCTTGGTTTATCGTATCAGGTAATAGATGTATGCAGCGACAACTGCATGATTTATTAGAGGGCGGATGAACAACGTGTTACATGCAAATTTTGTGGAAAGCCTCGTTATAAAGATACAATTGGAAGAGTTCCAGTGCCATATAAAAGGATGTGGTATTTTCCTTTGACGGAAAGGTTGCAGAGGTTGTATCTGTCTGAACGCACAGCGCAACCAATGAGATGGCATGCGGAGCACTCAACAGATGGTGAGATCAGACATCCTTCAGATGCAAAAGCGTGGAAGCATTTCCAATCAAAGTATCCCGACTTTGCGTATGAGAGAAGAAATGTCTACCTTGGATTATGTACTGATGGTTTCAGTCCGTTTGGCAAGAGTGGAAGACAGTATTCTCTATGGCCCGTCATTCTTACACCATACAACCTCCCTCCAAACTTGTGCTTGCGACGAGAGTTTTTGTTTCTCTCGATTCTCGTTCCCGGACCAGAGCATCCTAAGAGATCACTTGATGTGTTTCTTCAGCCACTAATATATGAGTTGCAACAACTATGGGCTCAAGGTGCTGAAACATACGATGTTTCGTGTAAAGAAAACTTTCAAATGCTGGCAGTACTAATGTGGACAATAAGTGATTTTCCAGCATATGGTATGTTGTCTGGATGGACAACGCATGGAAGGCTATCATGTCCATATTTTCAAGATAACACTGATGCTTTCCAACTAAAGCACGGAAGGAAAACGTGTTGGTTTGACTGTCACAGGAGATTCCTACCACCTGATCATCCATATCGTAGGAGTAGGAATTTGTTTACGAAGAACAAGAGGGTGTTTGACAGTCCACCTCCGGAAATTTGTGGGAAAGATTTGAAGATACAACTAAGAGATTTTGGTGCAGAAAGGACGCCAGACGTCGGTGGACATGAGCGTTTTCCGGTAGATGCTGTTGGAGAACTACATAACTGGCACAAAAAAAGTATTTTCTGGGATCTGCCATACTGGGAGGATCATCTGCTAAGGCATAATTTAGATGTCATGCATATTGAGAAGAACTTTTTTGACAATCTCATGAACACGATCCTTAATGTTCAAGGTAAAACAAAGGATAATTTGAAGTCAAGACTGGATTTAGTCGATATATGTGCTCGTTCAGAACTTCATGTTGTTGAGAATGGTAGGGCTCCTTTTCCCATATACCGACTTGATGCAGCGGGAAAAGATGCGTTCTTTGATTGGATTTCAAACGATGTGGAATTTCCAGACGGTTACGCATCAAATTTGCGTAACTGTATCGACAGAAAGGAAGGAAAGTTTACTGGCTTGAAAAGCCACGATTGCCATGTAATGATGCAGCGCCTCCTTCCGTTCGCCTTCAAGGAACTATTACCACGAAATGTTCATGAAGCAATTGCAGGGATAAGTGGTTTCTTCCGCGATTTATGCACGAGATCAGTGACTCTTGAAGGTATTGAAAATTTGAAGACTAACATAGCCTTGATTCAGTGCAACCTTGAGAAGATATTTTCTCCCTCATTTTTTGATGTTATGGAGCATCTTGTTATTCACCTGGCAAGAGAATTGGAACTTGGTGGTCCTGTGCAGTATAGATGGATGTATCTGTATGAGCGATATATGTTCCATTTGAAGAAGATGGTGAAAAATTTAAGTAGGGTGGAAGGTTCTATAGTCGCACAGATGATCAATCAAGAAACTTCAAACTTTGCCGAGTACTACTTTCCAACAGAAGTCCATACCAAAAACAGAAGACCTGCATTGTGTAATCTGAGTTCCTACATACTTTTCTGGTGTGATTCAATTTAACATAACCCGATAAAATATCAAGAAGTATTCTGTTACACAAAATATAACATCGGTATACAGAAAATATCAAGATGTACGTATCTAATGTATATGTATAGCAACAATATTTAAGCACCAAGATGTAGTCACAACGGGAAACAAAACAATATAATATATATATATATATATAAAAGTACAAAAATTTAGGACTCATACTGACCATTGTCCAATGGAATCAGTGTTGTCATGCTGCTGCTGCGGGAACTGTTTCTGCAATGATTTAGGTGAGAAAGGCAGATTTGGAAAAGGTTGATGATCAGCGGGAAAGAATGGGGAAGGATGATGATGTGACATGTAACTAGTACATGAAATGTTGTTATGGTCTTGTTCTTGGAACTGGAAATGATGATTCTGTTGTACTTGTTGTTGTCTTTGTTTTGGGCTATTGGTTTTCTCTCCTTCGGTTTCTCGGTATTTGTTGAGATAGACCTTTAACGGAGCCACGTAGTCTTCGAAACCGAGAGTTGTAATGGCCCAAATGATATCATCTCCATTGATGGTTTTCCTCTTCTCTCTTTGACACTTATCAGAAGCTTCACCAGTAACGAAACTGATGAACTCTGATACGCATTCTTGAACGGTTTCTTTGGCGTCTTTCGAGATCTTACCATTACCGGGAAGAACCTTTTTCATAATTCTTCCGACATTGGCAATTGGAAGAAACCGGTCTTGCTCTTTGTTGTTGTTATTGTTCTTCGAAGAAGGGCTTCCAAGATTTGTTTCGGCTACTCCAGGAGATTCATGATCCTCCTCAGGGTTTTCGTCAGTCATCTCTATCTTTCTTTATTTTTCTGAGACGTTAATATGTGATGGATCTGATTTTATGGTTAAGCTTAGTGCTTGAAACTAGGTAACTTGTCTATTAATGGATTTCTTACCAAATTTGGAACTCCCTGTGACTCGGTCTCTTTTTACTGGTGGGCAGAAAGAGATTAGATGGGTTAACCGGCTCTATTTAACGTATTATGCAGGATCCATAGTTTAATAACATCAACTCTAACCCGTTATTCCTGATGACAATGGGTTTTCTATAATTTGAAAGTAATCAATATATTTCTAAATTTTAAACTATTTCTGAAGTAGCAAAGAATACATTATTTTGTATAAAGCTTAACCAAACAATGGTAGAATAGAGATTGATTAGGCAATAGGCAGGAATCATAAACCATTGGTCCTCAGTTCGATTTCTGCCAAACAAAACTAAGGGGGGTTATTGCAACATTAATTTATGTGGAATTTGATGATTTTAATAGTTGAGAGGATTTTACAAGTTAACTAGATTTAACAAATTTTATCAAATACTTTTACATAGATTTTCATTACTTGTGTATAAAATTCTATTGATTGTTATTAACTTTTAAAGTAAAAAATTAATGGTGGTAGAAAAAAAAAGAAATAAAATCATTTCAATTAAAGCAATTCTTAAACAACTTTTAAAAAAAAATTTGTCACAAAAAAGATCTCAAGAAATAAAATGACCAACAAATTAATTTCTACTTCTTACTTTATAGATATATAAATAATATAAAAAAAATTATATAATTTCGAAATATATGTTTTAAATTTGAATTTTTGTAAAAAAAATTTGAATTATTATTTTTGAAAGGTTTAATTAAAAACTACGAAAGTGCTTTTTAAAACTATTTTTACAATTTTTATTTTAAATTTTTAATTTTTTTTTTTAAGTTGTGAATTGTATTATGTTAAAATTGTGATTTGTATATTATTTCATTCTTCAATTTGAGTTTTTATATGTGAGTGTATTTTATTACTTTGATTTCAATAATCTTATGGGTATAGATGATATTCTCAAAGTTGAGTACTATGAGTAAAAACAAAGAAAATTTACATCCCAATAACAATAGATTTTAATAGAATCTTAAAATCAATGAAAACTAAATTTTTCCAATAACAAAGGATTTTGATTGGAATTTAAAAATCATCACTCTAATAACAATGGATTATATTTAGATTTTAAAAATTCACAAACCAATAAGAATGGAATCTCAAAATTTAATAACTNNNNNNNNNNNNNNNNNNNNNNNNNNNNNNNNNNNNNNNNNNNNNNGCTACTACTGTTTGTTGAGACAAAGATTAGTAGACCTCATTCGAAAACCAAAAACATAGAGCCAAATTTGTCGTCGACATAATTTGCAGACGTAACTATTGATAAATAACATTGTTTGTAATGGACTAACCCGCATAACTCGTTATATCAGAGACCCTGTATTTCCATCTCCGCCAGCATTATGAATTTCCTCAGACCAAAATCTTCTTTCCTGTTTAATCTCTCTCTCTCAAACCTTTCAGGTGTAGAATCCAGATGCGAACTGTAACACCTTGATTTCTGATATATATGAAAATGCTCAAGAATTAATTTCGCTACTATGTCATTTTACCAACGTCACTACAAAGAAACAAGACCTTAACGACTACAGTATTAGTAGTTAGTTGGTCGTAATATGGGCATTACGACCAATTAACTTCGAAAATCGATTGATCGTTAGAAGCTGGTCGTAACTAATTATTAGAGGCACACTGGTCGTAATATTACGACTAGACGTATTAGTCGTACACTGGTTGTAACCTTACGACCAATTTACCTCTAATATCGATGTTTATTAGTCGTAAGGTAACGACCACTTTACATCGACTTTATATGTTCATTGGTCGTAAATTTGACCAACTTTATTTATTTATTTTTGAATTTTGAATTTATTTACGAATTTTATATATTAATTAAAATCAATATTTAAATTTAATTTGATTTAATTTTTAAAAAATTGATAAAATTAAAAGAAAATATCTAACATCCGTAAACATAATAATATCCATAATATAAAACATTCAAAATACAAATTAATTAAAACTGAAAAAAACTAAGCATTAAGGTTTATTTCGTCGAAGAAGTCGGATGATGTGCCGGAGGTAGAAGCTGATGGATCCGGCTGTCTGAGAAAGGTACTCCCGTAAGAGTTTCTAGACGCAAGGTTCCTAAGTCTCTTTCTACCGCCAGCCATAGCAATATCGTCATTCTGAAAAAAAAAACCAAAAAAAAAGATGATTATAAACAATTCAATTTTTTTATATAAAAATAATCTAAACATGTTCTAATTCCATCATAATCTAACTCCATCCTAATCTACTTCCATCCTAAACTAATTTCAAACCTAATCTAATCACCTAACTAACCACCTAAAACTAAAAAAAAAAAAAAAAATTACCTAGAGAGAGAAGGGAAATCGTTGTTAGAGGGAAGAAAATGAGCAACCAAATGGCTTCGCGAGGTCCAAGTATATATAGAGTTTTGGTGTTACTCGTAAATGAGTTGTAATATTACGACCAATGAGAGACTAGCGGTCGTAAAGGAGATGTAAATTTACGACTGAGACCAAATAATATTACGACCAATTAGGGACTAAATANNNNNNNNNNNNNNNNNNNNNNNNNNNNNNNNNNNNNNNNNNNNNNNNNNNNNNNNNNNNNNNNNNNNNNNNNNNNNNNNNNNNNNNNNNNNNNNNNNNNNNNNNNNNNNNNNNNNNNNNNNNNNNNNNNNNNNNNNNNNNNNNNNNNNNNNNGTTCATATATAATTGAGCAAACATGATAATAAGTTATATATTATTTGTAATGCAATACAAAGAGTTTAATAATATAATAAAACACAAACACTGTAACATAATCAAACTCAATCACTCGTCATCAGAAACATCATCCACTTCATCATTTTCTTCAAATTCATCTTCGTTGGCTTCGTCTGTTGCATCGTCTGGAAGTTCTTCATATCCCTGGTTGTGTGGATCAACAAGTAATATATCATTTGTAGCTTGCTCATGTACTTCTACTTCATTTACGGCATCTTCTTGTAAAGGCGGTTGTTCATCAGTCAAGATTCGGCCCCGAGGTGTAACTTTTATAGCGGCTAACCAAGATATTCCAGATTGTATGATCCTCGGGTATGGAATAAAACAAACTTGGTCTGCTTGAGATGCCAATATGTAGGGTTTAAATTTGTTGCACCTCTGTGTAGCATTTATATCAACAACTCCAAACTTGCTATACCGAACACCTCTATTGACGGTGGGGTCAAACTAGTCAC
The DNA window shown above is from Brassica oleracea var. oleracea cultivar TO1000 chromosome C3, BOL, whole genome shotgun sequence and carries:
- the LOC106333457 gene encoding nuclear transcription factor Y subunit B-7-like is translated as MTDENPEEDHESPGVAETNLGSPSSKNNNNNKEQDRFLPIANVGRIMKKVLPGNGKISKDAKETVQECVSEFISFVTGEASDKCQREKRKTINGDDIIWAITTLGFEDYVAPLKVYLNKYRETEGEKTNSPKQRQQQVQQNHHFQFQEQDHNNISCTSYMSHHHPSPFFPADHQPFPNLPFSPKSLQKQFPQQQHDNTDSIGQWSV